The stretch of DNA CGCATCCTGCGAGAGGTTCACCGAGTCAGTCCGCATGTAGCTGATCTTACCGGCTTCGTAGAGCTTCTGAGCTACGCTCATGGTCTGCGCTACCGAGAAACCAAGTTTGCGCGAGGCCTCCTGTTGCAGAGTGGAGGTAGTGAAGGGTGGCGCCGGGCTCCGTTTGCCGGGCTTCTTCTCCAGGTTCTCAATTGAATAGGAAGCACCTATGCAGCGCTCTAGGAAAGCCTGTGCTTCATCATTGGTCTTAAAACGAGTGGGCAGTTCCGCCTCCAGTACTGCGCCTCGGCCAGCATCAAACTTGGCCACAACGCGGTAAGCAGAGGAAGTTTTAAACTGGTTGATTTCTCGCTCACGCTCCACCACTAGGCGTACCGCAACCGATTGTACCCGCCCCGCCGAAAGCCCGGCCTTCACTTTCTTCCAGAGTACCGGCGAAAGCTCAAAGCCCACTAAGCGGTCAAGCACCCGGCGAGCCTGCTGCGCATTCACTAGATCCAGGTTAATTTCCCGGGGCGTGTCAATAGCATGCAGAATAGCGTTCTTGGTGATTTCCCGGAACACAATGCGGCGGGTCTTGTCGTTGCTCAGGTTAAGCGTTTCCGACAAGTGCCACGAAATGGCTTCCCCTTCACGGTCATCGTCACTAGCTAGCCAAACCATTTCGGCCTCCTTCGCTAGCTTCTTCAGCTGGCTGATTATTTCCCGCTTATCAGCTGAAACGACGTACGTAGGTTTAAACCCATTGGCAATATCAATGGCATTATTATCCTTGGGTAAGTCGCGGACGTGGCCGAAACTAGATTTGACTATGAAGTCCTTGCCCAGGTAACCTTCAATGGTTTTGGCCTTGGCCGGGGACTCTACTATGACTAAATTTTTGACCATACAAAGAGCAAGTGACTGCTAAGGCTAAAGCTGTTTATTATAGGAAAACGGCAGCCACGGCGTAAAGTTGAATTTTGCCGCAAAGATGCTGGAATAATCCGTTGCAACGCTGCCGTTAAAGTAAAATGCTTTGTGAGTGTATACTATAAGGAGTAAAAGGTGGGGTTGGTTCAAAGGCTGCGGTAACGCAATAGGTTAAGGATCCGCTACTTAGTATTTTTAAGGAAGTTTTTTGCTGTTTAGATGGCTGCAAAGCTGCATTTGCTACCTTTGTCAGTCTTGGAACTCGTCCATCAGTAGTTCCGTTTGTGCACCGCCTCATCACAGAGGTTTCGCCACTACTCCTCGTTTATGGCCTCAGCTAAGATGCCCAAGAACACCCGTCCGGAAGCCGATACCCCGGAAACGCTAGATACGTTGGCCTCTGCGCCCGCTACCAACGGTTCGATGCCTCCTTCGCGCACTTCAGATAATTCAACGCGCAAGCGTGGCAGCAGTCCGAACATAAGCTCGACTGCTGATTCTGATTACGTGAATGAACAGCTGAACCGGGTGCTGTATGCCCTCGATGCCTTCAAAAAAGGCGACGTATCGGTGCGACTCACCAAGCAGAACGATGACATCTTCGCGGAAATAGCCGAGGCCTACAATTCCATGGTGGAGATGATTGGCGGCGTAGGTGGCGAGGTGTCGCGCATCTCGAAGGTAGCAGGGGTAGAGGGTAACCTCAAGGCCCGTGCCTCGGCCGACAATGCCGCTGGCTTCTGGCGTGACATGATCAATAACATCAACGGTCTGGTTGATAGTATTGCTGTTCCGGTACTTGAGGTGGGCAAGGTGTTGAAGAACATCAGCAAGGGCAACCTGGATGAAACCTTCCAGATTCCCGTATCCGGCGACTTTAAGGTGATGGCCGAAACCATCAACAAGACCATTGACAACCTGAACCTGTTTGCCGGCGAGGTAACCCGGGTAGCTCAGGAAGTAGGTACCGAAGGAAAGCTGGGTGGACAAGCTTCTGTGCCAAACGTAGGGGGTATCTGGAAGGAGTTGACGGACAACGTAAACTACATGGCCTCGAACCTGACCTCTCAGGTACGAGACATTGCCAATGTGGCCACCGCGGTTGCGAAGGGCGACCTGACGCAGAAAATCACGGTGGACGTGAAAGGGGAACTGCTGCAGTTGAAGCAGAACCTGAACCAGATGGTGGACTCGCTCAACCTGTTCGCCGGCGAGGTAACCCGCGTGGCCCAGGAAGTGGGTACCGAAGGAAAGCTGGGTGGACAAGCTTCCGTTCCGAATGTAGGTGGCGTGTGGAAACAACTCACCGATAACGTAAACACCATGGCCTCGAACCTGACGTTGCAGGTACGAGACATTGCCAACGTGGCCACCGCGGTTGCGAAGGGCGACCTGACGCAGAAAATCACGGTGGACGTGAAAGGGGAACTGCTGCAGTTGAAGCAGAACCTGAACCAGATGGTGGACTCGCTTAACCTGTTCGCCGGCGAGGTAACCCGCGTGGCCCAGGAAGTAGGTACCGAAGGCCGCCTTGGCGGCCAAGCTGTGGTACCAAACGTAGCCGGCGTATGGAAGGAGTTGACGGACAACGTAAACTACATGGCCTCGAACCTGACGCTGCAGGTGCGAGACATTGCCAACGTGGCCACGGCCGTAGCCAAAGGTGACCTAAGCCAAAAGATTACGGTGGACGTGAAAGGGGAACTGCTGCAGTTGAAGCAGAACCTGAACCAGATGGTGGACTCGCTCAACCTGTTCGCCGGCGAGGTAACCCGCGTAGCACTTGAGGTAGGTACCGAAGGAAAGCTGGGTGGGCAGGCCTCTGTACCAAACGTGGCCGGCGTATGGAAGGAGTTGACGGACAACGTAAACTACATGGCCTCGAACCTGACGTTGCAGGTACGAGACATTGCCAACGTGGCTACCGCGGTTGCTCGCGGCGACTTGAGTCAGAAGATGACTGTAGATGTAAAAGGAGAAATCCTGGAGCTGAAGAACATCCTGAATCAGATGGTGGACTCGCTCAACATCTTCGGTGATGAAGTAACCCGCGTAGCTCGCGAAGTAGGTACCGAAGGTAAACTGGGTGGCCAGGCTAACGTGCCCCGCGTAGGTGGTACCTGGAAGGAACTGACGGACAACGTAAATACGATGGCCTCGAACCTGACGTTGCAGGTGCGAGACATTGCTAATGTAGCCACGGCCGTAGCCAAAGGTGACCTAACCCAGAAGATGACAGTAGATGTGAAAGGCGAGATTCTCGACTTGAAAAACATCCTGAATCAGATGGTAGACTCGCTCAACATCTTTGCTGGCGAGGTAACCCGGGTGGCCCGTGAAGTAGGTACCGAGGGTATCCTGGGCGGTCAGGCCAATGTGCCGAGTGTATCAGGTACCTGGAAAGACCTGACCGACAACGTAAATACGATGGCCTCGAACCTGACCTCTCAGGTACGAGACATTGCTAACGTGGCCACTGCCGTAGCCCGCGGCGACCTAAGCCAGAAGGTGACAGTAAACGTACGCGGCGAGCTGTTGCAGCTGAAGGAAAACCTCAACCAGATGGTGGACTCGCTGAACACATTCGGCGACGAAGTAACCCGCGTGGCCCGTGAAGTAGGCACGGAAGGCCGCCTCGGTGGTCAGGCCGTAGTGCCAAACGTGCGCGGTACCTGGAAAGACCTGACGGATAACGTAAATACCATGGCAGCTTCGCTCACCTCTCAGGTGCGAGATATTGCCAACGTAACCACCGCCGTAGCCCGCGGTGATCTAAGCCAGAAAGTATCCGTTGATGTTAAAGGCGAGCTGCTCGACCTGAAAGACAACATCAACCGAATGGTGGACTCGCTCAACATCTTTGCTGGCGAGGTAACCCGCGTGGCTCAGGAAGTAGGTACTGAAGGCCGCCTCGGCGGCCAGGCCAACGTGCCAAACGTATCAGGGGTATGGAAAGACCTGACTGACAACGTAAACACTATGGCGGCCAACCTGACCACTCAGGTACGGGGCCTAGTGAAAGTAGTAACGGCCGTATCGCAGGGTGACTTGACCCAGAAGCTGACGCTGGACGCCAAAGGCGAAGTAGCTGATCTGGCCGAGACCATCAACCGAATGGTAGATGACCTGAACCGTCTGGCCGTAGAGGTTAGCCGCGTGGCAAAAGTAGCCGGGGTAGAAGGCAAGCTGACCGAGCGGGCAACTGTGAGTGACGTGAGCGGCTCCTGGAAAGAGCTCGTTGACACGCTGAATGCCCTGATTGAGTCGATTGCCTCGCCGGTACTGGAAGTAAGCCGCGTGGTTCGGGCCATCTCAGAAGGTGACCTTACCCAACAGGTAGAAATTCAGACTGCCGGTGATATTCTGGCTATGTCGAACGCCTTGAACTTGGCCGTAGACAACCTCAATGAGCTACTCGGCGAAATCAATGAGTCGTCGCAGATTGTGGGGGAGTCGTCGGAGGAGATGGTGGTGAAAGGGCAGGAGATGAGCCGTGTTACTGTTGATGTGGCCTTAGCCATGCAACAAATGGCAGAAGGTGCTCAGAACCAGGCTCTCAAAACTGACCAGGCCTTCAAGCTGATTGAAGAAATCATGCAGGCCACCAAGGAAACAGCTGGCAAGGCCGATGTGGGTATTAAAGCCGCAATCCTGGGTGAGCAAACCTCGCAGCTGGGTTTGAAAACGGTAGCGGAAGTGGTGAAGAACATGGAGGAAATCAGCAGTGCTGCTGCTCAAACCTCTAAAACCATTGAAGTTCTGAGCACCCGCTCTGGGGAAATCAGCAAGTCACTGGGCGTTATCACCGACATTGCTGCGCAAACCAACCTGCTGGCTTTGAACGCGGCCATTGAAGCGGCCCGCGCCGGGGAAGCTGGCCGTGGTTTTGCGGTAGTAGCTGAAGAAATCCGGAAGCTGGCTGAAGGGTCCCGCAAGTCGGCCAACGAAATTGCCACGCTGGTAGAGGACGTTCGCAAGGACACCACCTCCGCCGCCACCGCAATTTCAACCATGGAAGGCCGGGTACTCAAAGGCAAGAACGCTACGTTTGAAGCTAGCTCGGCCTTTAAGAACATTGCCACCAGCAGCGGCGAAACCCTGCGCACTTCCCGCGACATTCTGACGGCAACCGAGATCCAAAAGACCTCGATTGGCGACGTAGTAAAGTACGTAGAAGAAGTAGTAGCCATTGCGGAGCAAACTGCTACCGGTACCCAGCAGGTGGCCGGTACTGCTAAACAGCTCTCTACTTCTATGCAGGAGCTTACCACCAGCAGCCAGAATCTGACTGATATTGCCGATGACCTGCAGCTAGGCCTCTCAGCCTTCCAGCTGATGGAAGATCTGGAGCCGGAGCCGGAACCTGAGCCCATCCGGCGGGTTACCCGTCGGAGTACGGCCCCTGCTACTGCTGCCCCAGCCGCAACCGCTTCGCGGCCAATGCGCCGCACTGGTGTTGCCGTGCAACCTGAGCCGGAGCCAGAGCCCAAATCGGCGGTGCGCCGGGCAGCTTCGCGCCGTAAAGGAGCGGAAGCCGCAGAGGCAGCGGAAGCTAAAGCAGCACAGGAGGCTAAGCCACGCCGGAATTCGTCTCGAAAGGCAAATACGCCTGACTCAACGGAAAACGGGGCTGCAGTTCCCGAGGCAAAGACCCGTAAGTCGAAAAGTAAAGCAAAATAACCCTACTACTTGTCTTGGACGCGGCCCCCATCTATCCTAAGATAGTTTGGGGTGCTGCTCCCTCATTTTAGGTATGCCCGACGCCGATAAGAACGCCAAACAAGAAGCGGTTATCCAGCTTATCGTTTTCCGATTGGGAGATGAAGAGTATGGTATTCGTATTGAGCAAGTGAAGGAGGTAACCATTACCCCCGAAATTGCTCGCATGCCCAAAACCCCCTCCTTCGTGAAGGGTATTGCCAATTTGCGGGGTGATATCATCACCATAATTGACCTGGAGGAGCGGTTTCAGTTGCGGGCCGCCACCGCTGAACCAGCCGGAATTACCTATACCCTGGCTATTGAAGCCAAGGACTACACCATTGGCATTATGGTGCGGGAGGTGCCACAGCCCCTATCAATTCCGGTGTCAATTATTGAAAAGGCTCCCGAGTTCATCCAAGACATTAACATCCACGACAAA from Hymenobacter taeanensis encodes:
- a CDS encoding methyl-accepting chemotaxis protein — translated: MASAKMPKNTRPEADTPETLDTLASAPATNGSMPPSRTSDNSTRKRGSSPNISSTADSDYVNEQLNRVLYALDAFKKGDVSVRLTKQNDDIFAEIAEAYNSMVEMIGGVGGEVSRISKVAGVEGNLKARASADNAAGFWRDMINNINGLVDSIAVPVLEVGKVLKNISKGNLDETFQIPVSGDFKVMAETINKTIDNLNLFAGEVTRVAQEVGTEGKLGGQASVPNVGGIWKELTDNVNYMASNLTSQVRDIANVATAVAKGDLTQKITVDVKGELLQLKQNLNQMVDSLNLFAGEVTRVAQEVGTEGKLGGQASVPNVGGVWKQLTDNVNTMASNLTLQVRDIANVATAVAKGDLTQKITVDVKGELLQLKQNLNQMVDSLNLFAGEVTRVAQEVGTEGRLGGQAVVPNVAGVWKELTDNVNYMASNLTLQVRDIANVATAVAKGDLSQKITVDVKGELLQLKQNLNQMVDSLNLFAGEVTRVALEVGTEGKLGGQASVPNVAGVWKELTDNVNYMASNLTLQVRDIANVATAVARGDLSQKMTVDVKGEILELKNILNQMVDSLNIFGDEVTRVAREVGTEGKLGGQANVPRVGGTWKELTDNVNTMASNLTLQVRDIANVATAVAKGDLTQKMTVDVKGEILDLKNILNQMVDSLNIFAGEVTRVAREVGTEGILGGQANVPSVSGTWKDLTDNVNTMASNLTSQVRDIANVATAVARGDLSQKVTVNVRGELLQLKENLNQMVDSLNTFGDEVTRVAREVGTEGRLGGQAVVPNVRGTWKDLTDNVNTMAASLTSQVRDIANVTTAVARGDLSQKVSVDVKGELLDLKDNINRMVDSLNIFAGEVTRVAQEVGTEGRLGGQANVPNVSGVWKDLTDNVNTMAANLTTQVRGLVKVVTAVSQGDLTQKLTLDAKGEVADLAETINRMVDDLNRLAVEVSRVAKVAGVEGKLTERATVSDVSGSWKELVDTLNALIESIASPVLEVSRVVRAISEGDLTQQVEIQTAGDILAMSNALNLAVDNLNELLGEINESSQIVGESSEEMVVKGQEMSRVTVDVALAMQQMAEGAQNQALKTDQAFKLIEEIMQATKETAGKADVGIKAAILGEQTSQLGLKTVAEVVKNMEEISSAAAQTSKTIEVLSTRSGEISKSLGVITDIAAQTNLLALNAAIEAARAGEAGRGFAVVAEEIRKLAEGSRKSANEIATLVEDVRKDTTSAATAISTMEGRVLKGKNATFEASSAFKNIATSSGETLRTSRDILTATEIQKTSIGDVVKYVEEVVAIAEQTATGTQQVAGTAKQLSTSMQELTTSSQNLTDIADDLQLGLSAFQLMEDLEPEPEPEPIRRVTRRSTAPATAAPAATASRPMRRTGVAVQPEPEPEPKSAVRRAASRRKGAEAAEAAEAKAAQEAKPRRNSSRKANTPDSTENGAAVPEAKTRKSKSKAK
- a CDS encoding chemotaxis protein CheW, with the translated sequence MPDADKNAKQEAVIQLIVFRLGDEEYGIRIEQVKEVTITPEIARMPKTPSFVKGIANLRGDIITIIDLEERFQLRAATAEPAGITYTLAIEAKDYTIGIMVREVPQPLSIPVSIIEKAPEFIQDINIHDKYIEGIAKINGRIVVVLDMLKLLTPAEIMQLQPKAESSAAATRTKA